The Osmerus eperlanus chromosome 12, fOsmEpe2.1, whole genome shotgun sequence genome has a segment encoding these proteins:
- the stxbp4 gene encoding syntaxin-binding protein 4 isoform X2: protein MPFLPQEAERFDGLSLLYWTIMGPQGINRAVQRLEFFDCKKGLGVKIIGGYREVTGEEFGLFIKRVVAGGLAAQDGRLKAGDLILQVNNNNLVGVTNDRAVEILRSASASNHMSLLVARDDESRKEFLELMEKYGSSSSAGSGRISPTQTSTGKTTDTASSSSSSRSTSPQLLSPKEAGLPAPPYNSSPPYTTSSFTVHAQTHAFTDSVIQLICVSKGTGLGLVIKGGANRAEGPMVFIQEMVVGGDCQRDGRLMAGDQLVSVNKESLIGVTYEEARSIITRTKLRPDPTVEIAFIRRRSSSSSSSGPQSPVSNQAPPSGAVPQARPPAPSTLPSTAPLPPQAPQASLIPRVTANLNPDCQTLPSVNISQVGHTNVRVVPVRKEQTRIPSPPESATVTDAKPGSQESSHRKCSSSRLKLERLEQALDALGLKPTDVQSQMLKARLQTDPAGTVAHADFESLTRELFNLQWEESGTGPGSRFNSDDLSSLLESPRNPQEMERLRKDHIEALREIKRLQDQVAESLKLRQQMQQEFTKVQQDMKAGAEESRALQSRLHLAEAAQKQARGMEMDYEEVVHLLEAEIAELKAQRGGQPAQSKEQEETEELRKRVAVLECQLRKSEGSKKGFEVSTNKLLKFVEAAHEFLQENQGPVKSYSSGDVKAGSSQGARHVKKSPWTAATLAVEAKELTRTVRAILEVDCLPYGWEEAYTADGVKYFINHVTQTTSWTHPVTSAVGGADREPGGHVVDTPIETET, encoded by the exons ATGCCATTTCTCCCTCAGGAGGCAGAGCGTTTCGATGGACTTTCTCTTCTCTACTG gaccaTCATGGGGCCTCAGGGCATCAACCGAGCCGTGCAAAGACTGGAGTTCTTTGACTGCAAGAAGGGACTTG GGGTGAAGATTATCGGAGGTTACCGGGAGGTTACCGGGGAGGAATTTGGCCTCTTCATCAAACGAGTGGTAGCTGGTGGCTTGGCTGCTCAGGATG GGCGGCTTAAGGCAGGTGACCTAATTTTGCAAGTCAATAATAACAATTTGGTTGGCGTAACTAATGACAG GGCAGTGGAGATACTTCGCTCTGCTTCAGCCTCCAATCACATGTCCCTTTTGGTCGCCAGGGATGATGAGTCCAG gaaggAGTTCCTGGAGCTGATGGAGAAGTATGGCTCCAGCAGCAGTGCGGGATCAGGGAGGATCTCTCCAACCCAGACCTCCACAG gCAAGACGACAgacacagcctcctcctcctcctcctccagatccACAAGCCCTCAACTTCTCAGCCCCAAGGAGGCAgggctccctgctcccccctacAACAGCAGCCCCCcctacaccacctcctccttcaccgTACACGCACAGACGCACGCCTTCAC tGACAGCGTCATTCAGTTGATATGCGTCTCCAAGGGAACAGGCCTGGGACTTGTCATCAAGGGTGGAGCCAACCGAGCCGAGGGACCAATGGTGTTCATTCAGGAAATGGTGGTGGGAGGAGACTGCCAGAGG GACGGGAGACTGATGGCAGGAGACCAGCTGGTGTCAGTCAACAAAGAGTCCCTTATTGGAGTGACGTACGAGGAGGCCAGGAGCATTATCACACGCACCAAACTCAG accAGACCCCACAGTGGAGATAGCCTTCATCAGAAGGAGGTCTTCATCAAGCTCCAGCAGTGGTCCACAGAGCCCTGTCTCCAACCAGGCCCCCCCCAGTGGAGCTGTGCCCCAGGCCAGGCCTCCGGCCCCCAGCACGCTGCCTTCTacggcccccctgcccccccaggccccccaggcctCCTTGATCCCCAGGGTCACCGCCAACCTCAACCCTGACTGCCAGACTCTGCCTTCAGTCAACATCAGTCAGGTTGGACACACAAAC GTACGGGTGGTTCCTGTGAGAAAGGAGCAGACACGTATCCCCTCCCCACCTGAGAGTGCCACCGTCACAGACGCCAAACCGG GAAGTCAGGAATCCTCACACAGGAAGTGCTCCAGCAGCCGCCTCAAACTGGAAAGACTGGAGCag GCTCTGGATGCACTTGGCCTGAAGCCCACAGACGTGCAGAGTCAGATGCTGAAGGCCAGGCTACAGACAGACCCAGCTGGAACGGTGGCCCACGCTG actttGAGAGCCTCACCAGGGAGTTGTTTAATCTCCAGTGGGAGGAGTCAGGTACGGGGCCGGGGTCAAGGTTCAATTCCGATGACCTATCCAGTCTACTGGAGTCACCTAGAAACCCGCAG gagatggagagactgagGAAAGACCACATTGAGGCCCTGAGGGAGATTAAGAGACTGCAG GACCAGGTGGCTGAGTCACTAAAACTGAGACAGCAGATGCAGCAGGAGTTCACCAAGGTCCAACAG GATATGAaggctggagcagaggagagccgtGCCCTGCAGAGCCGGCTCCACCTGGCGGAGGCAGCCCAGAAGCAGGCTCGGGGGATGGAGATGGACTATGAGGAGGTGGTCCATCTCTTGGAGGCTGAGATTGCCGAGCTGAAggcccagagaggaggacagccagCCCAGTCCAAG gaacaggaagagacagaggagctGAGAAAGCGAGTGGCTGTCCTGGAGTGTCAGCTACGGAAGAGCGAAGGGTCCAAAAAGGGCTTTGAGGTGTCCACCAATAAACTGCTCAAGTTTGTGGAG GCTGCTCATGAGTTCCTCCAGGAGAACCAAGGGCCTGTGAAAAGctacag ctctggGGACGTGAAGGCAGGGTCGTCTCAGGGCGCTCGCCACGTGAAGAAGTCTCCTTGGACGGCCGCCACGCTGGCGGTGGAGGCTAAAGAACTGACACGCACAGTTAGAGCTATTCTGGAGGTGGACT
- the stxbp4 gene encoding syntaxin-binding protein 4 isoform X1, with amino-acid sequence MPFLPQEAERFDGLSLLYWTIMGPQGINRAVQRLEFFDCKKGLGVKIIGGYREVTGEEFGLFIKRVVAGGLAAQDGRLKAGDLILQVNNNNLVGVTNDRAVEILRSASASNHMSLLVARDDESRKEFLELMEKYGSSSSAGSGRISPTQTSTGKTTDTASSSSSSRSTSPQLLSPKEAGLPAPPYNSSPPYTTSSFTVHAQTHAFTDSVIQLICVSKGTGLGLVIKGGANRAEGPMVFIQEMVVGGDCQRDGRLMAGDQLVSVNKESLIGVTYEEARSIITRTKLRPDPTVEIAFIRRRSSSSSSSGPQSPVSNQAPPSGAVPQARPPAPSTLPSTAPLPPQAPQASLIPRVTANLNPDCQTLPSVNISQVGHTNVRVVPVRKEQTRIPSPPESATVTDAKPGSQESSHRKCSSSRLKLERLEQALDALGLKPTDVQSQMLKARLQTDPAGTVAHADFESLTRELFNLQWEESGTGPGSRFNSDDLSSLLESPRNPQPSLSDSDDLEEMERLRKDHIEALREIKRLQDQVAESLKLRQQMQQEFTKVQQDMKAGAEESRALQSRLHLAEAAQKQARGMEMDYEEVVHLLEAEIAELKAQRGGQPAQSKEQEETEELRKRVAVLECQLRKSEGSKKGFEVSTNKLLKFVEAAHEFLQENQGPVKSYSSGDVKAGSSQGARHVKKSPWTAATLAVEAKELTRTVRAILEVDCLPYGWEEAYTADGVKYFINHVTQTTSWTHPVTSAVGGADREPGGHVVDTPIETET; translated from the exons ATGCCATTTCTCCCTCAGGAGGCAGAGCGTTTCGATGGACTTTCTCTTCTCTACTG gaccaTCATGGGGCCTCAGGGCATCAACCGAGCCGTGCAAAGACTGGAGTTCTTTGACTGCAAGAAGGGACTTG GGGTGAAGATTATCGGAGGTTACCGGGAGGTTACCGGGGAGGAATTTGGCCTCTTCATCAAACGAGTGGTAGCTGGTGGCTTGGCTGCTCAGGATG GGCGGCTTAAGGCAGGTGACCTAATTTTGCAAGTCAATAATAACAATTTGGTTGGCGTAACTAATGACAG GGCAGTGGAGATACTTCGCTCTGCTTCAGCCTCCAATCACATGTCCCTTTTGGTCGCCAGGGATGATGAGTCCAG gaaggAGTTCCTGGAGCTGATGGAGAAGTATGGCTCCAGCAGCAGTGCGGGATCAGGGAGGATCTCTCCAACCCAGACCTCCACAG gCAAGACGACAgacacagcctcctcctcctcctcctccagatccACAAGCCCTCAACTTCTCAGCCCCAAGGAGGCAgggctccctgctcccccctacAACAGCAGCCCCCcctacaccacctcctccttcaccgTACACGCACAGACGCACGCCTTCAC tGACAGCGTCATTCAGTTGATATGCGTCTCCAAGGGAACAGGCCTGGGACTTGTCATCAAGGGTGGAGCCAACCGAGCCGAGGGACCAATGGTGTTCATTCAGGAAATGGTGGTGGGAGGAGACTGCCAGAGG GACGGGAGACTGATGGCAGGAGACCAGCTGGTGTCAGTCAACAAAGAGTCCCTTATTGGAGTGACGTACGAGGAGGCCAGGAGCATTATCACACGCACCAAACTCAG accAGACCCCACAGTGGAGATAGCCTTCATCAGAAGGAGGTCTTCATCAAGCTCCAGCAGTGGTCCACAGAGCCCTGTCTCCAACCAGGCCCCCCCCAGTGGAGCTGTGCCCCAGGCCAGGCCTCCGGCCCCCAGCACGCTGCCTTCTacggcccccctgcccccccaggccccccaggcctCCTTGATCCCCAGGGTCACCGCCAACCTCAACCCTGACTGCCAGACTCTGCCTTCAGTCAACATCAGTCAGGTTGGACACACAAAC GTACGGGTGGTTCCTGTGAGAAAGGAGCAGACACGTATCCCCTCCCCACCTGAGAGTGCCACCGTCACAGACGCCAAACCGG GAAGTCAGGAATCCTCACACAGGAAGTGCTCCAGCAGCCGCCTCAAACTGGAAAGACTGGAGCag GCTCTGGATGCACTTGGCCTGAAGCCCACAGACGTGCAGAGTCAGATGCTGAAGGCCAGGCTACAGACAGACCCAGCTGGAACGGTGGCCCACGCTG actttGAGAGCCTCACCAGGGAGTTGTTTAATCTCCAGTGGGAGGAGTCAGGTACGGGGCCGGGGTCAAGGTTCAATTCCGATGACCTATCCAGTCTACTGGAGTCACCTAGAAACCCGCAG CCATCACTTTCAGATTCTGATGacctggaggagatggagagactgagGAAAGACCACATTGAGGCCCTGAGGGAGATTAAGAGACTGCAG GACCAGGTGGCTGAGTCACTAAAACTGAGACAGCAGATGCAGCAGGAGTTCACCAAGGTCCAACAG GATATGAaggctggagcagaggagagccgtGCCCTGCAGAGCCGGCTCCACCTGGCGGAGGCAGCCCAGAAGCAGGCTCGGGGGATGGAGATGGACTATGAGGAGGTGGTCCATCTCTTGGAGGCTGAGATTGCCGAGCTGAAggcccagagaggaggacagccagCCCAGTCCAAG gaacaggaagagacagaggagctGAGAAAGCGAGTGGCTGTCCTGGAGTGTCAGCTACGGAAGAGCGAAGGGTCCAAAAAGGGCTTTGAGGTGTCCACCAATAAACTGCTCAAGTTTGTGGAG GCTGCTCATGAGTTCCTCCAGGAGAACCAAGGGCCTGTGAAAAGctacag ctctggGGACGTGAAGGCAGGGTCGTCTCAGGGCGCTCGCCACGTGAAGAAGTCTCCTTGGACGGCCGCCACGCTGGCGGTGGAGGCTAAAGAACTGACACGCACAGTTAGAGCTATTCTGGAGGTGGACT
- the stxbp4 gene encoding syntaxin-binding protein 4 isoform X3, which yields MPFLPQEAERFDGLSLLYWTIMGPQGINRAVQRLEFFDCKKGLGVKIIGGYREVTGEEFGLFIKRVVAGGLAAQDGRLKAGDLILQVNNNNLVGVTNDRAVEILRSASASNHMSLLVARDDESRKEFLELMEKYGSSSSAGSGRISPTQTSTGKTTDTASSSSSSRSTSPQLLSPKEAGLPAPPYNSSPPYTTSSFTVHAQTHAFTDSVIQLICVSKGTGLGLVIKGGANRAEGPMVFIQEMVVGGDCQRDGRLMAGDQLVSVNKESLIGVTYEEARSIITRTKLRPDPTVEIAFIRRRSSSSSSSGPQSPVSNQAPPSGAVPQARPPAPSTLPSTAPLPPQAPQASLIPRVTANLNPDCQTLPSVNISQVGHTNVRVVPVRKEQTRIPSPPESATVTDAKPGSQESSHRKCSSSRLKLERLEQALDALGLKPTDVQSQMLKARLQTDPAGTVAHADFESLTRELFNLQWEESGTGPGSRFNSDDLSSLLESPRNPQPSLSDSDDLEEMERLRKDHIEALREIKRLQDQVAESLKLRQQMQQEFTKVQQDMKAGAEESRALQSRLHLAEAAQKQARGMEMDYEEVVHLLEAEIAELKAQRGGQPAQSKEQEETEELRKRVAVLECQLRKSEGSKKGFEVSTNKLLKFVEAAHEFLQENQGPVKSYRSAVWMGGSLHCRWSQILHQSCDPDNVVDPPCDQCSGWSRQRTRGACSGHTNRNGDIRWCISLI from the exons ATGCCATTTCTCCCTCAGGAGGCAGAGCGTTTCGATGGACTTTCTCTTCTCTACTG gaccaTCATGGGGCCTCAGGGCATCAACCGAGCCGTGCAAAGACTGGAGTTCTTTGACTGCAAGAAGGGACTTG GGGTGAAGATTATCGGAGGTTACCGGGAGGTTACCGGGGAGGAATTTGGCCTCTTCATCAAACGAGTGGTAGCTGGTGGCTTGGCTGCTCAGGATG GGCGGCTTAAGGCAGGTGACCTAATTTTGCAAGTCAATAATAACAATTTGGTTGGCGTAACTAATGACAG GGCAGTGGAGATACTTCGCTCTGCTTCAGCCTCCAATCACATGTCCCTTTTGGTCGCCAGGGATGATGAGTCCAG gaaggAGTTCCTGGAGCTGATGGAGAAGTATGGCTCCAGCAGCAGTGCGGGATCAGGGAGGATCTCTCCAACCCAGACCTCCACAG gCAAGACGACAgacacagcctcctcctcctcctcctccagatccACAAGCCCTCAACTTCTCAGCCCCAAGGAGGCAgggctccctgctcccccctacAACAGCAGCCCCCcctacaccacctcctccttcaccgTACACGCACAGACGCACGCCTTCAC tGACAGCGTCATTCAGTTGATATGCGTCTCCAAGGGAACAGGCCTGGGACTTGTCATCAAGGGTGGAGCCAACCGAGCCGAGGGACCAATGGTGTTCATTCAGGAAATGGTGGTGGGAGGAGACTGCCAGAGG GACGGGAGACTGATGGCAGGAGACCAGCTGGTGTCAGTCAACAAAGAGTCCCTTATTGGAGTGACGTACGAGGAGGCCAGGAGCATTATCACACGCACCAAACTCAG accAGACCCCACAGTGGAGATAGCCTTCATCAGAAGGAGGTCTTCATCAAGCTCCAGCAGTGGTCCACAGAGCCCTGTCTCCAACCAGGCCCCCCCCAGTGGAGCTGTGCCCCAGGCCAGGCCTCCGGCCCCCAGCACGCTGCCTTCTacggcccccctgcccccccaggccccccaggcctCCTTGATCCCCAGGGTCACCGCCAACCTCAACCCTGACTGCCAGACTCTGCCTTCAGTCAACATCAGTCAGGTTGGACACACAAAC GTACGGGTGGTTCCTGTGAGAAAGGAGCAGACACGTATCCCCTCCCCACCTGAGAGTGCCACCGTCACAGACGCCAAACCGG GAAGTCAGGAATCCTCACACAGGAAGTGCTCCAGCAGCCGCCTCAAACTGGAAAGACTGGAGCag GCTCTGGATGCACTTGGCCTGAAGCCCACAGACGTGCAGAGTCAGATGCTGAAGGCCAGGCTACAGACAGACCCAGCTGGAACGGTGGCCCACGCTG actttGAGAGCCTCACCAGGGAGTTGTTTAATCTCCAGTGGGAGGAGTCAGGTACGGGGCCGGGGTCAAGGTTCAATTCCGATGACCTATCCAGTCTACTGGAGTCACCTAGAAACCCGCAG CCATCACTTTCAGATTCTGATGacctggaggagatggagagactgagGAAAGACCACATTGAGGCCCTGAGGGAGATTAAGAGACTGCAG GACCAGGTGGCTGAGTCACTAAAACTGAGACAGCAGATGCAGCAGGAGTTCACCAAGGTCCAACAG GATATGAaggctggagcagaggagagccgtGCCCTGCAGAGCCGGCTCCACCTGGCGGAGGCAGCCCAGAAGCAGGCTCGGGGGATGGAGATGGACTATGAGGAGGTGGTCCATCTCTTGGAGGCTGAGATTGCCGAGCTGAAggcccagagaggaggacagccagCCCAGTCCAAG gaacaggaagagacagaggagctGAGAAAGCGAGTGGCTGTCCTGGAGTGTCAGCTACGGAAGAGCGAAGGGTCCAAAAAGGGCTTTGAGGTGTCCACCAATAAACTGCTCAAGTTTGTGGAG GCTGCTCATGAGTTCCTCCAGGAGAACCAAGGGCCTGTGAAAAGctacag
- the LOC134030948 gene encoding cytochrome c oxidase assembly protein COX11, mitochondrial has protein sequence MPVPIFFRQSLACSQSSALLSCLRGVQSGGSRGLQSCVRDVQSEGLRGLHSQTQQLLFRKLPPCFHTQTRGAKRKKGGWNQEEEWRTRNKTVLTYIAAAGVGMIGMSYAAVPLYRLYCQASGLGGTAVAGHDTEQVETMKPVKDRIIKITFNADTHASMQWNFRPQQSEIYVVPGETALAFYKARNPTDKPVIGISTYNVVPFDAGQYFNKIQCFCFEEQRLNPHEEVDMPVFFYIDPEFDEDPRMARVDTITLSYTFFEAKEGQKLPLPGYS, from the exons ATGCCAGTCCCCATCTTCTTCCGCCAGAGCCTAGCCTGCTCACAAAGCTCAGCCCTGCTGTCCTGTCTCCGGGGTGTGCAGAGTGGAGGCTCGAGGGGTCTACAGAGCTGTGTGCGAGATGTGCAGAGTGAAGGGCTAAGAGGGCTGCACAGCCAGACGCAGCAGCTTCTCTTCAGAAAGCTTCCTCCCTGCTTCCACACCCAGACTCGGGGGGCTAAGAGGAAGAAGGGCGGCTGGAATcaggaggaggaatggaggaccCGGAACAAGACAGTGCTGACCTATATTGCTGCGGCAGGGGTGGGCATGATTGGCATGTCCTACGCTGCAGTGCCACTCTACAGGTTGTACTGCcag GCGTCAGGGCTGGGAGGCACCGCGGTGGCAGGCCACGATACGGAGCAGGTGGAAACCATGAAGCCGGTGAAGGACCGCATCATCAAGATCACCTTCAACGCCGACACCCACGCCAGCATGCAGTGGAACTTCCGTCCTCAGCAATCAGAAATCTAT gtgGTTCCAGGAGAGACTGCCCTTGCATTTTACAAAGCCAGGAACCCCACAGACAAACCTGTTATTGGCATCTCCACCTACAACGTGGTTCCCTTTGATGCAGGACAGTACTTCAACAAGATCCAG tgTTTCTGCTTTGAAGAGCAGAGGTTGAATCCTCACGAGGAGGTGGACATGCCCGTCTTCTTTTACATCGACCCGGAGTTTGACGAGGATCCTCGCATGGCGCGGGTCGACACCAtcaccctctcctacacttTCTTCGAGGCCAAGGAGGGCCAGAAGCTGCCTTTGCCTGGGTACAGCTAG
- the rab40b gene encoding ras-related protein Rab-40B isoform X2: MTHRASPAKAYDFLLKFLLVGDSDVGKGEILASLQDGATESPYGYNMGIDYKTTTILLDGRRIKLQLWDTSGQGRFCTIFRSYSRGAQGVILVYDISNRWSFDGIDRWIKEIDEHAPGVPKILVGNRLHLAYKRQVTTEQAQLYAERLKVTFFEVSPLCNFNITESFTELARTVLMRHGMERLWKPNRVLSLQDLCCRSIVSCTPVHLVDKLPLPLALQSHLKSFSMANGLNARMMHGRSYSVIANTPSDHSAIKRTGGVLLKKPKLIRPPVSPAQSCARNSCKIS; the protein is encoded by the exons ATGACTCACAGAGCCAGCCCCGCCAAGGCCTACGACTTTCTGCTCAAGTTTCTCCTGGTCGGGGACAGCGATGTTGGGAAAGGGGAGATACTGGCCAGCCTCCAGGATGGGGCCACCGAGTCTCCTTATGGTTACAACATGG GAATTGACTATAAGACGACCACTATCCTCCTTGATGGAAGAAGAATCAAACTCCAACTATG GGACACCTCGGGCCAAGGTCGCTTCTGCACCATATTTAGATCTTACTCAAGAGGGGCACAG GGAGTTATCTTGGTCTATGACATCAGCAATCGCTGGTCCTTCGATGGCATTGACAGGTGGATCAAGGAGATAGATGAG catgcaccaggaGTGCCAAAAATCCTGGTAGGGAACCGCCTGCACCTGGCCTACAAGCGTCAGGTAACCACGGAGCAAGCCCAGCTGTACGCTGAGAGGTTAAAGGTCACGTTCTTTGAGGTCAGCCCCCTTTGCAACTTCAACATCACAGAGTCCTTCACAGAGCTGGCCCGGACGGTACTGATGAGACATGGGATGGAGAGACTATGGAAGCCCAACAGAG tGCTGAGTCTACAGGACTTGTGTTGTCGCTCCATTGTGTCATGCACCCCGGTCCACCTGGTGGACaagctgcctctgcctctggccCTGCAGTCACACCTCAAGTCCTTCTCCATGGCCAACGGCCTCAACGCACGCATGATGCATGGACGCTCCTACTCCGTCATAGCCAACACTCCCAGTGATCACAGTGCCAtcaagaggacaggaggggtatTGCTGAAGAAACCCAAACTCATCCGCCCACCAGTCAGCCCAGCCCAGAGCTGTGCGCGTAACAGCTGCAAGATATCCTAG
- the rab40b gene encoding ras-related protein Rab-40B isoform X1, with product MTHRASPAKAYDFLLKFLLVGDSDVGKGEILASLQDGATESPYGYNMGTCARWGRNGIDYKTTTILLDGRRIKLQLWDTSGQGRFCTIFRSYSRGAQGVILVYDISNRWSFDGIDRWIKEIDEHAPGVPKILVGNRLHLAYKRQVTTEQAQLYAERLKVTFFEVSPLCNFNITESFTELARTVLMRHGMERLWKPNRVLSLQDLCCRSIVSCTPVHLVDKLPLPLALQSHLKSFSMANGLNARMMHGRSYSVIANTPSDHSAIKRTGGVLLKKPKLIRPPVSPAQSCARNSCKIS from the exons ATGACTCACAGAGCCAGCCCCGCCAAGGCCTACGACTTTCTGCTCAAGTTTCTCCTGGTCGGGGACAGCGATGTTGGGAAAGGGGAGATACTGGCCAGCCTCCAGGATGGGGCCACCGAGTCTCCTTATGGTTACAACATGGGTACGTGTGCAAGATGGGGAAGAAACG GAATTGACTATAAGACGACCACTATCCTCCTTGATGGAAGAAGAATCAAACTCCAACTATG GGACACCTCGGGCCAAGGTCGCTTCTGCACCATATTTAGATCTTACTCAAGAGGGGCACAG GGAGTTATCTTGGTCTATGACATCAGCAATCGCTGGTCCTTCGATGGCATTGACAGGTGGATCAAGGAGATAGATGAG catgcaccaggaGTGCCAAAAATCCTGGTAGGGAACCGCCTGCACCTGGCCTACAAGCGTCAGGTAACCACGGAGCAAGCCCAGCTGTACGCTGAGAGGTTAAAGGTCACGTTCTTTGAGGTCAGCCCCCTTTGCAACTTCAACATCACAGAGTCCTTCACAGAGCTGGCCCGGACGGTACTGATGAGACATGGGATGGAGAGACTATGGAAGCCCAACAGAG tGCTGAGTCTACAGGACTTGTGTTGTCGCTCCATTGTGTCATGCACCCCGGTCCACCTGGTGGACaagctgcctctgcctctggccCTGCAGTCACACCTCAAGTCCTTCTCCATGGCCAACGGCCTCAACGCACGCATGATGCATGGACGCTCCTACTCCGTCATAGCCAACACTCCCAGTGATCACAGTGCCAtcaagaggacaggaggggtatTGCTGAAGAAACCCAAACTCATCCGCCCACCAGTCAGCCCAGCCCAGAGCTGTGCGCGTAACAGCTGCAAGATATCCTAG
- the LOC134031266 gene encoding ER lumen protein-retaining receptor 2: MNIFRLTGDLSHLAAIIILLLKIWKTRSCAGISGKSQILFSLVFTTRYLDLLTSFISLYNTTMKVIYIGCAYATVYLIYAKFKATYDGNHDTFRVEFLVVPVGGLAFLVNHDFSPLEILWTFSIYLESVAILPQLFMISKTGEAETITTHYLFFLGLYRALYLINWIWRFYFEGFFDMIAIVAGVVQTILYCDFFYLYVTKVLKGKKLSLPA; the protein is encoded by the exons ATGAACATATTCAGACTCACCGGCGATCTTTCCCACCTAGCAGCCATCATCATCCTGCTGCTAAAAATATGGAAAACCAGGTCCTGTGCCG GCATCTCTGGAAAAAGCCAGATCCTGTTTTCCCTGGTCTTCACCACGCGCTACCtggacctcctcacctccttcataTCGCTCTACAACACTACCATGAAG GTCATCTATATTGGCTGTGCATATGCCACTGTCTACCTGATCTACGCCAAGTTCAAGGCCACATACGACGGTAACCATGACACCTTCAGAGTGGAGTTCCTGGTGGTTCCTGTCGGAGGACTGGCCTTCCTGGTGAACCATGACTTCTCTCCCCTAGAG ATCCTGTGGACGTTCTCCATCTACCTGGAGTCTGTGGCCATCTTGCCCCAGCTCTTCATGATCAGTAAGACCGGCGAGGCGGAGACCATCACCACCCACTACCTGTTCTTTCTGGGCCTCTACCGCGCGCTCTACCTCATCAACTGGATCTGGCGTTTCTACTTCGAGGGCTTCTTCGACATGATCGCCATTGTGGCCGGGGTGGTTCAGACAATCCTCTACTGCGACTTCTTCTATCTCTACGTAACGAAAG TTTTGAAAGGAAAGAAGCTGAGTCTGCCAGCTTAA